The Persephonella sp. KM09-Lau-8 nucleotide sequence TTACTGTTTTATTTTTGTAAATAGCTATCATATCTTCGTTTGAATAAGATGAAAAATAAAAACATAACGCCTTTTCTGAAAGTTTATTATTTTCTGCTAAAACAGATAAAATAGCTCCTTCATATTTCTTAAAAGTTTTTTTCTTTTTATAAGGAATATCTATATTTTCTTCAATTCCTTCTAAAATATTTAAACTAATTATTTCATCTACAAAATCTTTTAGCTGGTATATCAGTTTTTCCTTTTTATCTACTAAATACTCCCCATTCCCAAGGTCTAAGGCTATATAATCCTCGGTTATTGCAAGATTGCCTGTAGGTTTTGCCTTTATTATTTCAGGTAAAATACCTTTTTCTCCTTCTTTTATAAATATTTCTCCGTTTATAAGAACTACTTCTGTTTCTTTTTGCTTGTTTATCACAGGAAGGTCAGCATTTAGCTCAAAATCGGTTATTGCTTTCTGAAATTCATCAGTTATATAAGCGTAAAAGATATAATCTATTTCCTCTTCTTTTAAATGATTTGCTAAAAGCAGTAGTATAGGCTCATCTGGGAATTTGATTTTTCCATATCCAAGGTCTGGGAATAATAAATCTTTTTCTGGTAGTTCTTTAAACGGGAGCAGGACAACTGGCTTTTCCTGTGAGGCAAGTGCTTTTAGTTCTGGCTGGTCTATATGGAAATATTTAGAAAGATTTTGTGGATTTGTTATTAGTAAGTTCAAAGGCTTTTCTCTAAGGCCTAAAAACTGTCTGACCTTTGAAATATTTTCTTCTGTTGGAATTCCTGCAACGATTTCTCCTGCAGTTGTATATACCCTAAGTAAATTTCCTTTTTTTATAACTCCTGCTGCTGTTCTAATAGCTCCTACAGTTTTTTCATTATCAAATCCGTATCTTTCATTTTCTCCTTTTTTTAGATAGATAGGTGTTAAACAGTTATGGCAGGCTGTTAGTGGGTATTTATATCTAAAACTGTTTTCATCATTAAACTCTTTTTCGCAGTCTTTACACATTTTAAAAAATTTGAAAACTGTTTTTTCCCTCTCAAATGGATATTCATACAGATACGAGTAATGACTGCCACAGTTACTGCAGGATATAAACGGAAAATAAAATCTTCTGTTGGAGATATCAAATAGCTCCTTTGTGCATGTTGGACAGGGAGAGAGATTTTTAGGAAGTATGTTTATCTCTCCTTTTATATGGAAAGGTCTGTCTTCTTCTTCAAAGTTTTCAACTGGATAGGTTTTTGCCTCAGACATAAAAATTGAGTAAGGAAGCTTTTCCCCAAGCTCAGAGTAAAATTTTTCTATATCTTTCTGACTACCTGAAACATATATATAAACTGTGTCTTTTTTTCTTTCTACAAAGCCGTTTATTCCTGTTTTTTTACCTATTTTATAAATCAGGTCTATTATATGGTCGTTTCCAGAATAATAATCAAAAACTGTTTTTAACTTTAGCTGCTCCATTGTTTCCATCTAAAACTCCTGAATTCGTTTTTCTGATAGTTCTCCGTTGTATGAACCGAAATGTTTTTTGACAACTTCTTTTAAGGGTATATCGTTAATCTTTTCATATTTTATGCCGATTCTGTCTAATTCTTTAAATATCTGGGCAATGGCTGTTTTGAAAGGAGTTCCTTCAAGGGTTTGTGTTAAACCTATCTCTGAAGCACAGATATTCTCTGGAATTATTCCTATTACAACGGTGTCTGCCATTTTTCCTGTAAGTGGGGTTAGCTCTATCATCTGGAGAACTTCTACCTCGTGGGCTGTCTGGTGGTATGAGGCAATACCTGACAGTTGCTCTGGTGTAAGTCTAAAAACACTTCCCGGTTTGTCGTTCATAGAGATTGTATCTATGAGGATTATATGGTCGTATTCATGGAGATAAGACATAAGACCAAAACCCAGTGTACCTGCATCTATCAGGTCTATTTCTGGTTCAAACCTATAATTTTCCTGAAGATACTTAACTATAAAAACTCCTATCCCTTCATCTTTAAATAAAATATTTCCAACACCAACTATTCCGATTTTTTTCATGATTTTCACCATTTAAAAATTTTTACTATTGTAGTTTATTTTTCGAAAATTTATTTTTGCAAGGAGTATCCAATGGAAGAGATTGAGGTTTGTATTTGTAAAAGGATAACCCTTTCTGAGATACTTCAGGCAATAGATGAAGAAGGTATAAAAGACCTTGAAACCTTGATAGAGAAAACAAAAGCCGGAACAGTTTGTAAAATGTGTATATCCCCTGAAGAGGACCCTTACGGTGAAAGGGATATACACCTGACAGAACTTTTAAAGTAAAGGGGAGGATTTCTCCCCTGTTATTTAACCTTTTTGAATTTATATCCACCGAATACAATAGCGATATCCCCTTCTTTCCAGAAAATTGTTCTCCATACCTGATAGTAAATATGGAAAGCTACCCATGCAAGTATTATCCACATTGTAAAGTGATGCCACCATCTAACTCCTGCATGACCTCCAAGTAGCCATCCTACCCAGTCAGTAGCAAGATGAAGCAATGCCGGCCACCATGAACCTATAGCAGACAAACCGCTTTCTAAACCTTGAACATACATATAAAAACCCGTTAAAAGCATCCATACAAGAAGGAGATGAAGAATAGTAAAATAAACAGCATTAAAACTATCTAAATGGGAACTATCAAAATTCTTTCTTCTATTCAGTGTAATAAGATTTAAGAACACTTCCCAGAACTCTTTTATATTCTGCCTATTGGGGATTAATTTTTTAATTGGTTTTTCAAACCTACTTGCAAAATAAAGATAGAAAATGGCAATAGAAACGACATCAAGAAGAAGTGCAGCAAAAAAGTGTATAAGTCTGTTATAAGCCATTACATATTTATAAGCTGCAGGTTCAGATATTAATGTTTGATAATAGGGATGCCCTATGTAAAACCCTGTTATAACAGCTGCCAGAATAGAAAAGGCATTTATCCAGTGAAAAATTCTCATTGTTTTTGTCATTCTTTTTACTTTTTGATACATAGCAGCCCTCCTTGTTTAAATGAAGCAAGCTCCACCTACAGGTTCAACTTTGTATACGCCAAGTTCTTTTCCTTTTGTATCAATAACATGAACAGCACAGGCAATACATGGGTCAAAGGAGTGAATTGTTTTTAGTATCTCAAGGGGCTGGTCTGGGTTTGAAAGAGTAGTTCCAATTAAAGAAGCCTCATAGGCTCCCATTCTATTTTTGTAATCCCTTGGTGCTCCGTTCCATGTTGATGGAACAACAGCCTGATAGTTTTCTACTTTTCCATCTTTTATTCTAATCCAGTGTCCAAGAGCTCCCCTTGGTGCCTCTGTTAAACCGTATCCTTTTAATTCTTTTCCTTTTGTCAATTTTTCAAAATCATACTCTGTCCATGTGCTTAAATCTCCAGCAGCAACATTTTTGGCAAGTTCTGTCAACCATTCTTTCATAACATCAACCATTAAGGCTGTCTCTATAGCCCTTGCTGCTGTTCTTCCAACAGTTGAGAACAATGCTTTTGCAGGAAGATTTCCTGACTTTAATAGCCAGTCAACATAATGTTTTATTCTTTCATCACCTCTGGCATATCCTACTATCATTCTGGCTAATGGTCCTACTTCAACTCTATGGTCATCATATATTGGAGATTTTATCCATGAGTATTTTCCTTTAGGGTCTAATGTTCCATCTGGTTTGAAGCCTGTATATTTTGGATTTGTCTGTCCTTCAAACGGGTGTAAGGGTTTGTCTGTTCCTTTATATTCATACCAGCTATGGGTTACGTCTTCTGTTATTTTTGACTGGTCAACATCATAAACTTTGGTTAAATCCATGTTCAAAACAAGCCCTTGTGGGAATAATGTTTTCCCTTGATACCATGGATTATCATCCATTCGGAAATCGCCGTAAGCCATATAGTTTCCTAATCCTCTTCCTATTCCGGCTAAAGCTTCTTCTGCGTAAACAGTTCCAGCCATTAAAATATCAGGCAGATATGCCCTGTATATGAATTCTCTTGAAAGACCTAATATGTCTCCAAAATGACCAAGTCTTGCTGGGTTTTGAATATCCTGAACACAGGTAACACCACCTACAACCAGTGATTGTGGGTGAGGGTTTTTACCACCGAAAATAGCCATAAGCTTAGCCATTTCCCTTTGTATCTGGAGTGCATCAAGATAGTGGCCTACAGCTACAAGGTTTTGCTCTGGAGTAAGTTTATAGGATTTGTTTCCCCAGTAAGCATTAGCAAAAGGTCCCAATCTTCCAGCTTTTACAAATTTTGTAAGCCTATCCTGAACAGCTTTGAACTCTCCTACTCCATCTTTCCATGGTCTTATTGTTTCTCCTGTAATAGGGTCTTTTAGCATAGATGCCCATTTTCTTGCTTCTTCAGCTGCTTTTGCAGGGTCAGCTTTTAGAGCAGATACCACATCAACCCAATCTA carries:
- a CDS encoding acylphosphatase, which gives rise to METMEQLKLKTVFDYYSGNDHIIDLIYKIGKKTGINGFVERKKDTVYIYVSGSQKDIEKFYSELGEKLPYSIFMSEAKTYPVENFEEEDRPFHIKGEINILPKNLSPCPTCTKELFDISNRRFYFPFISCSNCGSHYSYLYEYPFEREKTVFKFFKMCKDCEKEFNDENSFRYKYPLTACHNCLTPIYLKKGENERYGFDNEKTVGAIRTAAGVIKKGNLLRVYTTAGEIVAGIPTEENISKVRQFLGLREKPLNLLITNPQNLSKYFHIDQPELKALASQEKPVVLLPFKELPEKDLLFPDLGYGKIKFPDEPILLLLANHLKEEEIDYIFYAYITDEFQKAITDFELNADLPVINKQKETEVVLINGEIFIKEGEKGILPEIIKAKPTGNLAITEDYIALDLGNGEYLVDKKEKLIYQLKDFVDEIISLNILEGIEENIDIPYKKKKTFKKYEGAILSVLAENNKLSEKALCFYFSSYSNEDMIAIYKNKTVNPLIKVLPIRIYDNLKDTALWVLEEIEKSSEEAKRLINRWREKFPQFSGEISSQSYQEKSSITAVFNVISYLLGIFNKEPSYFDQPYQALLKEALSFEAKRGLRIDYFLEEIDEEFYLDWRKIIHSTLSFKLADTDNKMLAFSVIEGFKEWIEKEGSSILYKLKLNNVVMAGDIFTNPVLTGKLLPHFSGNYNLLRNKKLPVDRQNIALGGVFI
- a CDS encoding HyaD/HybD family hydrogenase maturation endopeptidase is translated as MKKIGIVGVGNILFKDEGIGVFIVKYLQENYRFEPEIDLIDAGTLGFGLMSYLHEYDHIILIDTISMNDKPGSVFRLTPEQLSGIASYHQTAHEVEVLQMIELTPLTGKMADTVVIGIIPENICASEIGLTQTLEGTPFKTAIAQIFKELDRIGIKYEKINDIPLKEVVKKHFGSYNGELSEKRIQEF
- a CDS encoding (2Fe-2S)-binding protein — translated: MEEIEVCICKRITLSEILQAIDEEGIKDLETLIEKTKAGTVCKMCISPEEDPYGERDIHLTELLK
- the cybH gene encoding Ni/Fe-hydrogenase, b-type cytochrome subunit gives rise to the protein MYQKVKRMTKTMRIFHWINAFSILAAVITGFYIGHPYYQTLISEPAAYKYVMAYNRLIHFFAALLLDVVSIAIFYLYFASRFEKPIKKLIPNRQNIKEFWEVFLNLITLNRRKNFDSSHLDSFNAVYFTILHLLLVWMLLTGFYMYVQGLESGLSAIGSWWPALLHLATDWVGWLLGGHAGVRWWHHFTMWIILAWVAFHIYYQVWRTIFWKEGDIAIVFGGYKFKKVK
- a CDS encoding nickel-dependent hydrogenase large subunit — translated: MGKHVVVDPITRIEGHLRIEAILDDNNTIVDAYSSSTMWRGIEVIMKGRDPRDVPLLAMRICGVCTGTHYYTSTQTVEHALGVVPPKNARLVRNLIQGSLYIHDHVVHFYHLHALDWVDVVSALKADPAKAAEEARKWASMLKDPITGETIRPWKDGVGEFKAVQDRLTKFVKAGRLGPFANAYWGNKSYKLTPEQNLVAVGHYLDALQIQREMAKLMAIFGGKNPHPQSLVVGGVTCVQDIQNPARLGHFGDILGLSREFIYRAYLPDILMAGTVYAEEALAGIGRGLGNYMAYGDFRMDDNPWYQGKTLFPQGLVLNMDLTKVYDVDQSKITEDVTHSWYEYKGTDKPLHPFEGQTNPKYTGFKPDGTLDPKGKYSWIKSPIYDDHRVEVGPLARMIVGYARGDERIKHYVDWLLKSGNLPAKALFSTVGRTAARAIETALMVDVMKEWLTELAKNVAAGDLSTWTEYDFEKLTKGKELKGYGLTEAPRGALGHWIRIKDGKVENYQAVVPSTWNGAPRDYKNRMGAYEASLIGTTLSNPDQPLEILKTIHSFDPCIACAVHVIDTKGKELGVYKVEPVGGACFI